CTGCTGAAGAACTCCCAGGGAGACTATTTGACTCCTCCGGTCTCAGTTGCGCAGTCGCTGGTTTCGAGTGTCGTCCCCAATAACGTCCTGGCGGGTACGTCGACCGATTCCAGCTACTTGATCACCGGCGACTTCAGCCAGCTCTTTATCGGTGTGCGTTCACAATTCAGCATCAAGGTTCTCGACGAGCGCTACGCCGATACAGGCCAGATCGCCTTCCTGGCATCGAGTCGCTGGGATGTCGCAGTCGCTCAGCCGCTGGCCTTCCAGGTCGATACCGGCATCCGGTCGGCGTAGTGTTCGGCGTCGACTCACTGGCCGCTTCCTGGGGCTCTCAGGACCCTCCCGTAACCGAGGAAGCGGAAGTGCGAGAAGGTGTCCCGATCGAAACCTGGCGGGCCCTGGCTGCAGTCCCTCCTGGCGACGAAGTAGACCGCACGGCGGTAGCAAGAGCCCTGGCCGACTTCGTCGCAGCCGACGGGACTACGGTCCCTCAGGGCGCAATGGTCGAAAGAACCTCAGGACTCTACCTGGACGAGTTCGACAAGTTCGACTAGACATGTCCTGCAGGGCTTCTCGACTATGGCGGGCCGACCCTTTCTTCTGCCGTCTGTGCGTCGGTCGCGGCATCAAGAATCGAGAAGCCCTGCAGGACAACCTAATCTTCCGTTCGTCAATTGCAGGCGAGCGGGTCGAGACAAGACCGCGCATCTTGTTCTCGATAGCGCCGCCGACCGAATGCCAATACCGGGCTTCAACTTTCAGCCCTGTTGGTATGTGGACGAGGGAGGGTATCCCTTTGGTTCGCCGGCGGCGCAACACTTCCCGGTCCCGGACTTCGCGGTCCCCTGAGATCGGGAGCATGAGACACCCGGCACCTGTCGAAGCTGAGCGGCCTGATCTTCCCCCCACGGCCCTTGCTCCAGGTGCCGGGTGTCTTTGTGTGCCAAGCCTGCCGATCGTGCACGTGTGTGGCCCTGAGCCCGCCTTACGCTGTGATCCACGCTGTCTGGTTCCAGATGCTTTGCACGTTCGTAGCGTTGACCCAAGGTGTCGAGTTGTCCATACCGACCAGGCCTGGCTTCCTTCGACATCTGTACTTGGCATTGAGCAGTTGGCATGAGACCAACGATACGATGCCCCAACTCCACGTCGTGAGCTTGAAGCTGTTGCTAGTCAGGTTGATAGCCAGTGCCACACCCTGCACCACCATCGCTGCCATGAGCATGAGCACCACCATGCCTCCTGCCACAGCCACCCTTGCTGCCACCCTGACTCGATGCCTCGTTGCCTCTGACCTCAATGTCGAAACTGTCTTAGTTGCAACAACTTTGATTGCTTTTGTTGTTTGATCTTTGAATCTTGTTGTCTCGCTTGACGTGTCGTCAGGTGCTGGCACTGGTAGTGGCACTGGTTGTGGCGCAGTCAGTGGCGCAGGCGCTGGGATCGGTAGTGGCGCAGTGCGCCTGGGAAGAGTCTCGGTATACATGTTGTCTCCGTTGGTGGTTCGAGTCGGTAGCTGGTCTGGCTACCGAACTTCAGAATGACACACATGTGAGACGTACGCCAGTGATGGTGTCGCAGAGGCTCGGACGGGCCAAAGATGGTGCGCCCCAGAGGGTCCGAGGGTAGGGGGGGGCTAGTAAGGGCAGGCTCACAGGAGGACGGCTGACCCCGCTCTCAGCCACATCCCTCTCCCTAGTGAAAAATACCCCCTCTGACCAGGCGTTTTGTGCCCCAAAAACAGTTCTGAAATATTTTTTGAGATTTTTGCTAAAAAGTGTACCGATATCGGGTCAAACAGTACAGTCGTACGGCTACATTTTGGATGGTTGGGGCAGTCGGATGCACGGGCACATGAGCGCAGGATCTCGGGCTCGTTACCCTCCCCAGAACTAGGGCGCGTAACACTCCGCTTGCAGGCGACACACTGGCTCGATCGCACGGGCGCACGTAGACTCGCAGGCGTACTAGATCTCTGGTGGTTGTGTACACGTGGATTGGTCTCCACAACGAAAAGCCCCACACTCTCTGGTCTGTCCCGAGGGTGTGGGGCTTTTCTATGTTCGGACTAGCCGAGGGCGAAACTCAGCAAAGCGTAAGCCCCTTCTCGATCATCGGGCCCAGATTGACCTTCACTCCGGCATAGGCCGAGTCTTTCCAAATCGCGGTCACATCATCGAGCCCACCCGCAGACTTGGCCGCGCCGTTCAAGGCGTACATATTGCGGTTGGCGGTGAACGAGACCCGATCCGGCGCACCGCACATCAGGGTTCCCTCGGTGACCGTGAACGGCCAGTCTCCGGTCCACGTTGCCTCCGAGACCAGTCCTGCAGGCGCGTTGCGTGTCGGTGGTGCGGTCGTCACGGGAACCGCAGGCGGTGCGAGAGTGGGCGTCACAGGCGCAGCTCGGACGGTCGTTGCTGCAGGCGTCGTCGTCGTGGTCGGCGTGGCGGTGTCGTCCGAGTCCGAGCAGCCGGTCAACCCGAGCACGAGCACGGCGCTACCGACGATCCAAAGATTCCGCATGTGTGATGCTCCCGTTGTTGCCACAAGAACTTGACCGAATTTGTCGAACCTTATCAGCGCCGGTTGTTTTGGTCGGCATACAGGACCCGCTGAGTCATTCGAACGACCGACGCGATCTGCGCATTGTGTGGCGATCGCAGGTGATTTGATTTGACCATGACAGGTAACGATGTGCTGGTCTTCATAGGACCGGTTGTCCTCGCAGCGCTGGGAATAGTGACGCCGTTCGTCGTGATGAAACTTAGGCTGAGGGATGCTCGCACGCGAATCATGTTGGATTTGGATCTGATCGAGCGGCTCCCGTCTAATTGGGATGGCCGCGCCGCGCTCGTCGACAGCGTCAACACCAGGCTTAGAGTTCTTGCTGTCGTGTCGATCCCCAACGGTTTTCGGCCTGACTACTACCGCGCGAAAACTCGACGGCTCTCGATTTTCATGTTCGTGGGGGGAACTGTGGTGGCGCTACTTGCTTACTTCGCAGGCTTCATGATCGAGAGTCCGGTCGGTCTAGCTGCGTATGCGGTAGTTGTCTTCACCGGCGCTGCGATTGCGTTCACCGGGCGCAGTTGGCTCGACGAGGTGAACATCAAAATCCGGGACGGATTGCCGGCAGGCCGGCCCGACCCTGGCGCGGACGCATCACGACCTGATTGATCCCACACAGTGGATACGCGGTAGCCAGAACCGGTGTCATTAGATCACCAGGTATTCAACAACGTGCTTTGGCAACAGCATATTTACTGGTCAAACGGTGCCCCCGGCAGGCGGGTTCCGCCCGACTCCTGACCGACTCCCCTTACCCCGATCGTCATCGGTGGTCCACTCGGATCCCGCCACGATCACATCGAACTGTGCACGCAAAGACTCCAGCCGACTTTGCGCTGCACTCCGCGCATCGGCTATGAGCCTGTGCGCTTCGACGGGGTCCATGCTTTCACCTCACAGGCACCACGACGTAGAAGCAACCCGAATCGGTTTTCGATCAGCACTCGGGTTGCTGGTCCCGCGGACACGGCACGGCCCCGGCATCGAGCGCAATGCCGGGGCACATGGCCACACGACTACCTCACGAGAAACGGGACCGGTTCATAGCTTCCTGTTCCATCATCTTCTGGTTGCCGGAGTTGACCGCGCCGATCAGGCTCTGCAGGACCGTGGTGAGCTCGGTCTGCGCCGAGTTCCATTCCCCTTGCTTGACCTGGTAAGCGTCGGCATCGGCACCCTGCCATGTCGCAACGAGAGGTTGAATCGACGACTTGATCTCGTCGAGTTTGTCGTTGAGCGACTGCCATTTGTTGGTCATACCGCCGGCCAGATCGGTGATCGAGCCGAAGTTGTATCTGATTTCGCCGTCCATAGTCAGTTCCTCGTTTCCGTTCGGTGGGGCAAGTGGTGGACTCCCATGAGATGTGTTCGAGTGCTTCGCAACGGCGAAACACGCTCGGACATCACAGGTTCAGCGTGCCTGCGACCGCATTGATCGACGAGACGTTGTCCTGCTCGGACTGGTCGTACTCGATACCACTGGTCTTGATCGACTGACTGATGCCCGCGAGCGCATTCTCGAGTTTGAATGCACTCGAATCCCAATTGGTCATGACCTGACCGAACGAGGTCGACGCCTTTCCCTTCCAGATTCCCGATGCCGCAAGGTCGACATCCGAGCGAAGCAGCCTCAGCAGCCCTCCGATCTGGTCGCGCAGGCCGTCGACCTTTGCGGCCACGGCGATCATGGTTTCGATATTGGCTTCTGCCATGTCAACTCCTCGATGTCTTCGGTTCCGAGTGCTCGGTCGAGTGCTCGGACTGGGCAGCGGTTCGCCTACGGCGCAAGTGCGATTCCCCCCTACATCTGATTGGACGCACGCGCGATGCCCTTCGGTTCCATGGATGTGGAAATTTTTGGACGAATTGTTCGCAGTTCACTCGGGTGCGACCGTCACAGTGGAGACGACCCCGGCGCATTCGGCATCGAGCAGACGCTGTTCGCCACGCCGACTCTGGCAACCGATGCTGATCTGTAGATCGTCTTCGACGAAGATCTGCCAGTTCACCGTCGAGTCGATATCGGGAGATTCCGTGTACGACAGCGCTACTCGGCCGCCGATGTCCCTCGCCCGTATCAGATCGCCGACCACGCCATCGGAAGCACGGGCAGCCACCATCGCGGACAGATCGTCGGCTACCTCGTCGAACGATGCACCCGGACGAAGAACGGTGGTAGTGACCACGATTCTGCGATCGGGCAGATCCGACGGCACGAGAATCGACCGCTCGGCTTCCTCTCGGTGCGACCAGCCGTCCGGAATCCGAAGCTCGACGCGGCCGTAGGTGTATTTCGCCGACGGTCCGTCTTCGACTCCTCTCGGCGCGGAGGTAGCGGGCGCGGCAGTGCTCGGCGCCGGTGGGGACGAGGTAACGGGACCGGGCACCTGCGCGGACGGGATGGTCACCGATGCCGATTCCGCGCGCGAGGGATCAGCGAGCCGATCCGGTTCTCCACGCATCGACACGAGGGCCACCAACACCGCCGAGCTCATCGCCACCGCGACCGCCACCAGGACAGCCTGCTGCACCTTCCGACGACGACGGGCACCCGACACTGCGCCGCTGTCTACCTCGTCCAGCCAGGCTGCGGCACGGACAGGCATGGGCGTCATCCTCGCCCAGCGATCCTCCGTCTCGTCTTCCGAGCTGCCCGAACAACCAGCTTCGTCCGCTGGATTCGCCCTCGACTGCCCCGGGCTGTCCGCTGGAATCGACAGCCCTGCGCGAGCCGCCATGGATCGAACGATGTCCACGCC
This region of Rhodococcus sp. PAMC28707 genomic DNA includes:
- a CDS encoding type VII secretion-associated protein, translating into MISESSYAAVSLGDGPVSVLTVSGLGSAEFEFRPTVTMRDGTPEYLVTELGRDTPPEVAHGYPMSFVEDAECLVGSTVLPTAVVMHGVLGASLAAAGAPPIVDVLEIACPSHWGPVAVRDVRAAAMPLAREVIVVDAASAATHSVGQRAPSYAIVVELAELDSVVCAVTADGRGGYTRTCRWDVQGTRDLDGDRGAEASILDRVSSFVATQRHREGVDVFVLDTTDGGDAKVLAESPYRIHRMRGVDIVRSMAARAGLSIPADSPGQSRANPADEAGCSGSSEDETEDRWARMTPMPVRAAAWLDEVDSGAVSGARRRRKVQQAVLVAVAVAMSSAVLVALVSMRGEPDRLADPSRAESASVTIPSAQVPGPVTSSPPAPSTAAPATSAPRGVEDGPSAKYTYGRVELRIPDGWSHREEAERSILVPSDLPDRRIVVTTTVLRPGASFDEVADDLSAMVAARASDGVVGDLIRARDIGGRVALSYTESPDIDSTVNWQIFVEDDLQISIGCQSRRGEQRLLDAECAGVVSTVTVAPE
- a CDS encoding DUF2511 domain-containing protein, producing MRNLWIVGSAVLVLGLTGCSDSDDTATPTTTTTPAATTVRAAPVTPTLAPPAVPVTTAPPTRNAPAGLVSEATWTGDWPFTVTEGTLMCGAPDRVSFTANRNMYALNGAAKSAGGLDDVTAIWKDSAYAGVKVNLGPMIEKGLTLC
- a CDS encoding WXG100 family type VII secretion target: MAEANIETMIAVAAKVDGLRDQIGGLLRLLRSDVDLAASGIWKGKASTSFGQVMTNWDSSAFKLENALAGISQSIKTSGIEYDQSEQDNVSSINAVAGTLNL
- a CDS encoding WXG100 family type VII secretion target; this translates as MDGEIRYNFGSITDLAGGMTNKWQSLNDKLDEIKSSIQPLVATWQGADADAYQVKQGEWNSAQTELTTVLQSLIGAVNSGNQKMMEQEAMNRSRFS